From a region of the Rathayibacter sp. VKM Ac-2804 genome:
- a CDS encoding glycosyltransferase has translation MTPAQVLSPALPYSHLDALTDAGGLFEHALLDVPRREHGYCVDDVARALIVVVQEPEQSEVTRRLTEQYLRFLERATAADGAVRNRVSAEGDSPEEPSLGDWWGRAVWAAGVVAARAELPLTRHRGSRLFLRLAARRSPHLRAMTSAVLGAVEVLAAHPENAAAAQLVADGSALLHDAAEADWPWPEPRLRYANGCVPEALLAAGAALGDPVLLTRGFHQLAFLLALESGENGLSVCGVAGRGPGETGALFDQQPIEVAALAAACARALTIEEDPLWRDGLAACWAWFRGVNDSGTVMIDPLTGAGYDGLTPTGRNENRGAESTIAALHTSLVVRRAELAQAAAA, from the coding sequence GTGACGCCTGCGCAGGTCCTCTCGCCCGCGCTCCCCTACTCCCACCTCGACGCGCTGACCGACGCCGGCGGGCTCTTCGAGCACGCGCTGCTCGACGTGCCTCGCCGCGAGCACGGCTACTGCGTCGACGACGTGGCGCGCGCGCTGATCGTGGTCGTGCAGGAGCCGGAGCAGTCCGAGGTGACGAGGCGGCTGACCGAGCAGTACCTGCGCTTCCTCGAGCGGGCGACCGCCGCCGACGGCGCGGTGCGCAACCGGGTCTCGGCCGAGGGCGACTCGCCGGAGGAGCCGTCGCTCGGCGACTGGTGGGGCCGCGCCGTCTGGGCCGCCGGCGTCGTCGCGGCGCGGGCGGAGCTGCCCCTGACCCGGCACCGCGGGTCGCGGCTGTTCCTGCGCCTCGCCGCCCGGCGCTCGCCGCACCTGCGCGCGATGACCTCCGCCGTGCTCGGCGCGGTCGAGGTGCTCGCGGCGCATCCCGAGAACGCCGCGGCCGCGCAGCTCGTCGCGGACGGCTCCGCGCTGCTGCACGATGCCGCCGAGGCCGACTGGCCCTGGCCGGAGCCGCGGCTGCGCTACGCGAACGGCTGCGTCCCGGAGGCGCTGCTCGCGGCCGGCGCGGCGCTCGGCGACCCCGTGCTGCTCACCCGCGGCTTCCACCAGCTGGCGTTCCTGCTCGCGCTCGAGTCCGGCGAGAACGGCCTGTCGGTCTGCGGAGTCGCGGGCCGCGGCCCCGGCGAGACCGGCGCGCTCTTCGACCAGCAGCCGATCGAGGTCGCGGCGCTCGCGGCCGCCTGCGCCCGCGCGCTGACGATCGAGGAGGACCCGCTCTGGCGCGACGGCCTGGCCGCGTGCTGGGCCTGGTTCCGCGGGGTGAACGACTCCGGGACCGTGATGATCGACCCGCTCACCGGCGCCGGCTACGACGGACTGACCCCGACGGGCCGCAACGAGAACCGCGGCGCGGAGTCGACCATCGCCGCCCTGCACACGTCGCTCGTCGTCCGCCGCGCGGAGCTCGCGCAGGCGGCCGCGGCGTGA
- a CDS encoding Gfo/Idh/MocA family oxidoreductase — translation MPVTLPAPRTIDPASVPALRWGVIGTGIADAFVAAIHSRSTQRAVAVTARDAEKTRAFAEKHGIATVHATVEELVADSGIDAVYIATPHPLHRAQALAAIAAGKHVLIEKPIAMSADEAREITDAGRAAGLLVMEAMWARYLPQADVIRQVVESGVLGELRLVTADFGFSVPVDPTGRLWAKELGGGALLDAGVYPISFASSVLGAPVSVVASGTVDPSTGVDASADLLLTTGSGARALLSTSLQTSLPVEAMVLGSEGRLAVHSPFFGPSGVTLTLGSMSSGQDSEVWTDEGPWPYGALSFQATAFASYVAAGLVESPVHPHDEVVSVLATIDEARRQVAAQAEAVPSSPAAASAPAV, via the coding sequence GTGCCCGTCACCCTCCCCGCTCCGCGAACGATCGACCCCGCCTCCGTCCCCGCCCTGCGCTGGGGCGTGATCGGCACGGGCATCGCCGACGCGTTCGTCGCTGCGATCCACTCCCGCTCGACCCAGCGCGCCGTCGCCGTCACGGCGCGCGACGCCGAGAAGACGCGCGCCTTCGCCGAGAAGCACGGCATCGCGACCGTGCACGCCACCGTCGAGGAGCTGGTCGCCGACTCCGGGATCGACGCCGTCTACATCGCCACTCCGCATCCGCTGCACCGCGCCCAGGCGCTCGCCGCGATCGCCGCCGGCAAGCACGTGCTGATCGAGAAGCCGATCGCGATGTCGGCGGACGAGGCGCGCGAGATCACCGACGCGGGCCGCGCGGCCGGCCTGCTGGTGATGGAGGCGATGTGGGCGCGCTACCTGCCGCAGGCCGACGTCATCCGCCAGGTCGTCGAGAGCGGAGTGCTCGGCGAGCTGCGCCTGGTCACCGCCGACTTCGGCTTCTCCGTCCCGGTCGATCCGACCGGGCGGCTCTGGGCGAAGGAGCTCGGCGGCGGCGCGCTGCTGGACGCCGGGGTGTACCCGATCTCGTTCGCGTCCTCGGTGCTCGGCGCGCCCGTCTCGGTCGTCGCCTCCGGCACCGTCGACCCGTCCACGGGCGTCGACGCGAGCGCCGACCTGCTGCTGACCACCGGCTCCGGCGCCCGCGCGCTGCTGTCGACCTCGCTCCAGACGTCGCTGCCGGTCGAGGCGATGGTGCTCGGCTCGGAGGGGCGGCTCGCGGTGCACAGCCCGTTCTTCGGCCCGAGCGGCGTGACGCTGACGCTCGGCAGCATGAGCTCGGGACAGGACTCGGAGGTCTGGACCGACGAGGGGCCGTGGCCGTACGGCGCGCTGTCCTTCCAGGCGACGGCGTTCGCCTCCTACGTCGCCGCGGGGCTCGTGGAGTCCCCGGTGCACCCGCACGACGAGGTCGTCTCGGTGCTGGCGACGATCGACGAGGCGCGGCGGCAGGTCGCGGCGCAGGCTGAGGCCGTGCCTTCCTCCCCGGCCGCCGCCTCCGCCCCGGCCGTCTGA
- a CDS encoding glycosyltransferase, which translates to MRILTCLHTMEVGGSQINGIELAGRMAALGHEAVVYGPDGDLRPLVAELGLDWEEAPEKGPRLSFRSMARLRRIVRERRIDLIHAYEWAPTMDAAFGPHLIDGVPVVTTVLSPEVPDFVPAAFPMIVGVVELLEEESRRRPVLHLIEPPVDTELNAPVAEAARVAELRARFDVAEGEIAIVTVARLVVDLKREGILAAIETVGAIGDEHRLRLIVVGDGPVRGELQAAADRVNAGRSRDLVTLTGQMLDPRDAYAVADIVLGMGSSALRGMAFAKPLVVQGERAFWRLLTPESLPFFLEGGWYSLGDGVDGPGRLAGILAPLAEDAELRDRLGALGREVVVERFSLAAAARTQAAIYAEAVAARSTLPRRLRALAHPAVRYAAYRLHPVKRRVLGLLGR; encoded by the coding sequence ATGCGCATCCTCACCTGCCTGCACACGATGGAGGTGGGCGGCAGCCAGATCAACGGGATCGAGCTGGCCGGGCGGATGGCCGCGCTCGGGCACGAGGCGGTGGTCTACGGACCGGACGGCGATCTGCGGCCGCTGGTCGCCGAGCTCGGGCTGGACTGGGAGGAGGCGCCCGAGAAGGGGCCCCGCCTGTCCTTCCGCAGCATGGCGCGGCTGCGGCGCATCGTCCGCGAGCGGCGGATCGATCTGATCCACGCCTACGAGTGGGCGCCGACGATGGACGCCGCCTTCGGGCCGCACCTGATCGACGGCGTGCCGGTGGTCACCACGGTGCTCTCGCCGGAGGTGCCGGACTTCGTGCCAGCGGCGTTCCCGATGATCGTCGGCGTGGTCGAGCTGCTCGAGGAGGAGTCGCGGCGCCGGCCGGTGCTGCACCTGATCGAGCCGCCGGTGGACACGGAGCTGAACGCGCCGGTCGCGGAAGCGGCGCGGGTGGCGGAGCTGCGGGCGCGCTTCGACGTGGCGGAGGGCGAGATCGCGATCGTCACAGTGGCGCGGCTGGTGGTCGATCTCAAGCGCGAGGGGATCCTCGCGGCGATCGAGACGGTCGGCGCGATCGGCGACGAGCACCGCCTGCGGTTGATCGTCGTCGGCGACGGCCCGGTCCGCGGCGAGCTGCAGGCCGCGGCCGACCGCGTGAACGCGGGGCGCTCCCGCGACCTGGTGACGCTGACCGGGCAGATGCTCGACCCGCGCGACGCCTACGCGGTCGCCGACATCGTGCTCGGCATGGGCAGCAGTGCGCTGCGCGGGATGGCGTTCGCGAAGCCGCTCGTCGTGCAGGGCGAGCGGGCGTTCTGGCGGCTGCTGACACCGGAGTCGCTGCCGTTCTTCCTCGAGGGCGGCTGGTACTCGCTCGGCGACGGCGTCGACGGGCCGGGGCGCCTCGCCGGGATCCTGGCGCCGCTCGCGGAGGACGCGGAGCTGCGCGACCGGCTCGGCGCGCTCGGGCGCGAGGTGGTCGTCGAGCGCTTCAGCCTCGCGGCGGCGGCGCGCACCCAGGCCGCGATCTACGCCGAGGCGGTGGCCGCGCGGAGCACGCTGCCGCGGCGGCTGCGCGCGCTGGCCCACCCGGCGGTGCGGTACGCGGCGTACCGGCTGCACCCCGTGAAGCGGCGCGTGCTGGGGCTGCTGGGGCGCTGA
- a CDS encoding DUF6328 family protein: MPLSPADPLRDDLPGDGRDETENERLDRNWAEILQELRVIQTGTQILTGFLLAIAFQQRFEDLDLFQTDVYLVLVSGSVLATLLGLAPVSLHRELFRRRAKRTLVRAADVLLRLTLMAVALVLTGTVLLIFDVVTTRPLAITMASITAVLIVGIWLALPWRIRRRG; encoded by the coding sequence GTGCCGCTTTCCCCCGCCGATCCGCTCCGCGACGACCTCCCCGGCGACGGCCGGGACGAGACCGAGAACGAGCGGCTCGACCGCAACTGGGCCGAGATCCTCCAGGAGCTCCGCGTCATCCAGACCGGCACGCAGATCCTCACCGGGTTCCTGCTCGCGATCGCCTTCCAGCAGCGCTTCGAGGACCTCGATCTCTTCCAGACCGACGTCTACCTGGTGCTCGTCAGCGGCTCGGTGCTCGCGACCCTCCTCGGGCTCGCGCCGGTCAGCCTGCACCGCGAGCTGTTCCGCCGCCGGGCGAAGCGGACCCTGGTTCGCGCGGCGGACGTCCTGCTGCGCCTCACGCTGATGGCGGTGGCCCTCGTGCTCACGGGCACAGTGCTGCTGATCTTCGACGTCGTCACGACGCGACCGCTGGCGATCACGATGGCGTCGATCACGGCGGTCCTGATCGTCGGGATCTGGCTCGCGCTGCCGTGGCGGATCCGGCGGCGGGGGTAG
- a CDS encoding glycosyltransferase translates to MAHPLPPTQHLPFAHGGGTTIGMLSTFPPTRCGLATFAQSLGDALTAEHGATIRTVRVMDELAVPGSAVGRSVVAELVAGDAASIADAAAELSRTDVAVIQHEYGIFGGPDGDEVLALMEQLTVPAIVVLHTVLETPSDTQRSVLERVAALADAVVVMTAVAAEILERRYSVDTRKVGVIAHGVPVWTGGAERTAAAADSSATPQIITWGLIGPGKGIEWGIRATALLRDAGVDARYTVFGQTHPKVVASHGEAYRESLAALVAELGLEKQVVLDGRYLDPAQLAAAVAQADAVLLPYDSRNQVTSGVLVEALAAGRPVVATAFPHALELLTGNRGRTVAHEDPAAMADALREVLAGTTVAAPDLDVLSGSTLSWPAAASRYLDLVERLRVERAA, encoded by the coding sequence ATGGCGCACCCCCTTCCCCCCACGCAGCACCTCCCCTTCGCCCACGGCGGCGGCACGACGATCGGGATGCTCTCGACCTTCCCGCCGACCCGCTGCGGCCTCGCCACCTTCGCCCAGTCGCTCGGCGACGCCCTGACGGCGGAGCACGGCGCGACGATCCGCACCGTCCGGGTGATGGACGAGCTCGCCGTCCCCGGCTCGGCCGTCGGCCGGAGTGTCGTCGCCGAGCTGGTCGCGGGCGATGCGGCGAGCATCGCGGACGCCGCGGCCGAGCTCAGCCGCACCGACGTCGCCGTGATCCAGCACGAGTACGGCATCTTCGGCGGCCCCGACGGCGACGAGGTCCTCGCGCTGATGGAGCAGCTCACGGTCCCGGCGATCGTCGTGCTGCACACCGTCCTCGAGACGCCCAGCGACACGCAGCGCTCGGTGCTGGAGCGCGTCGCCGCCCTCGCCGACGCGGTCGTGGTGATGACCGCCGTCGCCGCCGAGATCCTCGAGCGCCGCTACTCCGTCGACACCCGCAAGGTCGGCGTCATCGCCCACGGCGTGCCGGTCTGGACGGGCGGCGCCGAGCGCACCGCCGCTGCCGCCGACTCGAGCGCGACCCCGCAGATCATCACCTGGGGCCTGATCGGCCCCGGCAAGGGCATCGAGTGGGGGATCCGCGCCACGGCGCTCCTGCGCGACGCGGGGGTCGACGCCCGCTACACGGTGTTCGGGCAGACCCACCCCAAGGTCGTCGCCTCGCACGGGGAGGCGTACCGCGAGTCGCTCGCCGCGCTCGTCGCCGAGCTCGGGCTGGAGAAGCAGGTCGTCCTCGACGGCCGCTACCTCGACCCGGCCCAGCTCGCCGCCGCGGTCGCGCAGGCCGACGCGGTGCTGCTCCCCTACGACTCCCGCAACCAGGTCACCTCCGGCGTGCTGGTGGAGGCGCTCGCCGCCGGCCGCCCCGTCGTCGCGACCGCGTTCCCGCACGCGCTCGAGCTGCTGACCGGGAACCGCGGCCGCACCGTCGCGCACGAGGACCCCGCTGCGATGGCCGACGCCCTGCGCGAAGTGCTCGCCGGCACCACGGTCGCCGCGCCCGATCTCGACGTGCTGTCCGGCAGCACCCTGTCCTGGCCCGCCGCGGCCAGCCGCTACCTGGACCTGGTCGAGCGCCTCCGGGTGGAGCGGGCGGCGTGA
- a CDS encoding low temperature requirement protein A, translating into MTLLRVRMRPRAVDEPHRVSSPLELLVDLTFVVAIAQIAAQLAHATEEGHLGETVLPFAMVFFAIWWAWMNFTWFASGYDTDDVPYRLLTLAQMGGVLVLAAGVPTAFEEGDFTAITVGYAIMRFALVSQWLRVAVSSPEQRVSALRSAGGFSMVQVGWLLRLLLPEQYGVVSFVVLAALELAVPLWALRAGESSWHPHHIAERYGLFTIILLGEGVLAAVTGVQQAVTESGVSSALVLVAACALVIVFALWWLSFLHPSGELLERRRGLSFAWGYAHFVIFAALGGLGAGLEVAVAATAGHLEASDTVVGGAVAVPVAAYLLTLWAVHLPLGERRPLRAALVVPASLAVLATPLLAAPLGVGAALAAVALLCAALVAAALTLPRI; encoded by the coding sequence ATGACCCTCCTCCGCGTCCGGATGCGCCCGCGCGCCGTCGACGAGCCGCACCGGGTGTCGTCGCCGCTCGAGCTGCTCGTGGACCTGACCTTCGTCGTCGCGATCGCGCAGATCGCCGCGCAGCTCGCGCACGCGACGGAGGAGGGGCACCTCGGCGAGACGGTCCTCCCCTTCGCGATGGTGTTCTTCGCGATCTGGTGGGCCTGGATGAACTTCACCTGGTTCGCCTCCGGCTACGACACCGACGACGTGCCCTACCGGCTGCTCACGCTCGCGCAGATGGGCGGCGTGCTCGTGCTCGCGGCGGGCGTGCCGACGGCGTTCGAGGAGGGCGACTTCACGGCGATCACGGTCGGCTACGCGATCATGCGGTTCGCTCTGGTGAGCCAGTGGCTGCGGGTCGCGGTGTCGTCGCCGGAGCAGCGGGTCTCGGCGCTGCGCAGCGCCGGCGGGTTCTCGATGGTGCAGGTCGGCTGGCTGCTGCGGCTCCTGCTGCCGGAGCAGTACGGGGTGGTGAGCTTCGTCGTGCTGGCGGCGCTCGAGCTGGCGGTGCCGCTCTGGGCGCTGCGCGCGGGCGAGTCGAGCTGGCATCCGCACCACATCGCCGAGCGCTACGGGCTGTTCACGATCATCCTGCTCGGCGAGGGCGTGCTCGCGGCCGTGACCGGAGTGCAGCAGGCGGTGACGGAGTCGGGCGTGAGCTCCGCGCTCGTGCTCGTCGCGGCCTGCGCGCTGGTGATCGTCTTCGCGCTCTGGTGGCTGTCGTTCCTGCATCCCTCGGGCGAGCTGCTCGAACGGCGGCGCGGCCTCTCCTTCGCCTGGGGGTACGCGCACTTCGTGATCTTCGCGGCGCTCGGCGGGCTGGGAGCCGGGCTCGAGGTGGCGGTCGCGGCGACGGCCGGGCACCTGGAGGCGAGCGACACCGTGGTCGGCGGCGCGGTCGCCGTGCCGGTGGCCGCGTACCTGCTGACGCTGTGGGCGGTGCACCTGCCGCTCGGCGAGCGCCGCCCGCTCCGCGCGGCCCTCGTCGTACCCGCCTCCCTCGCGGTCCTGGCGACCCCTCTGCTGGCCGCACCCCTGGGCGTCGGCGCCGCCCTGGCGGCCGTCGCCCTCCTCTGCGCGGCCCTGGTGGCCGCCGCCCTGACGCTCCCCCGCATCTGA
- a CDS encoding cell wall-binding repeat-containing protein, which produces MRAPRRSRAALIAAAVIAGTVGLTPALSAAAAPAASTDVTCTDGAPVSAVVAGDTGGPVGGTGTTTLGLAVNGVTADQTTVPATGGPFAFDSVPVTTGDTLVVWAGSSANVQYTYRVTAASCDDGSTPTPTPTATGTPTATPTATPTATPTGTPTATPTATPTATPTATPTATPTPGGPVVVTRIAGVDRQDTAAKVSAATFKANVPVVFIATGGNFPDALAAAPAAAKQNGPLLLVDQDSMTQPVRDELRRLKPSKIVVVGSNLSVSDRLVTELAAYAKTGEVQRIGGVDRYDTAAKLVEAAFPKGSSQAWLATGEKFPDALAAAAAAGSVRAPVLLVNGGLSAVDDTTRSLVQGLGVKKLTIAGDPLSVSTGIENSFRITPIRIGGVDRYDTSVQLNRAAFTAASTVYLATGEKFPDALSGAAAAGFTRNPLYTVKPDCVPQPVLDDIKSLGATSVVLLGGTGTLSDGVASLTACR; this is translated from the coding sequence GTGAGGGCCCCGCGCCGCTCACGGGCCGCCCTGATCGCCGCCGCGGTGATCGCCGGCACCGTCGGCCTCACGCCCGCCCTCAGCGCCGCCGCCGCGCCCGCCGCCTCGACGGACGTCACCTGCACCGACGGCGCCCCGGTCAGCGCCGTCGTCGCCGGCGACACCGGCGGCCCGGTCGGTGGCACGGGGACCACGACCCTCGGACTCGCCGTCAACGGCGTCACCGCCGACCAGACGACCGTTCCGGCGACCGGCGGCCCGTTCGCCTTCGACTCGGTGCCCGTCACGACGGGAGACACCCTCGTGGTCTGGGCGGGCAGCTCGGCCAACGTGCAGTACACCTACCGCGTCACTGCGGCGTCCTGCGACGACGGGTCGACCCCCACGCCGACGCCGACCGCCACCGGCACCCCGACCGCGACGCCCACCGCGACTCCGACGGCCACTCCCACCGGGACGCCGACCGCGACGCCCACGGCCACGCCCACCGCGACGCCCACTGCCACGCCCACCGCCACCCCCACGCCCGGTGGCCCCGTGGTCGTCACCCGCATCGCCGGCGTCGACCGCCAGGACACCGCCGCGAAGGTCTCGGCCGCGACGTTCAAGGCGAACGTGCCGGTCGTCTTCATCGCCACCGGCGGCAACTTCCCCGACGCCCTCGCCGCGGCACCCGCCGCCGCGAAGCAGAACGGCCCGCTGCTGCTGGTCGACCAGGACTCGATGACGCAGCCGGTCCGCGACGAGCTGCGCCGCCTCAAGCCGAGCAAGATCGTCGTCGTCGGCTCGAACCTGAGCGTCAGCGACCGCCTCGTGACCGAGCTCGCCGCCTACGCGAAGACCGGCGAGGTCCAGCGCATCGGCGGCGTCGACCGCTACGACACCGCGGCGAAGCTCGTCGAAGCCGCGTTCCCGAAGGGCTCCTCGCAGGCCTGGCTCGCCACCGGTGAGAAGTTCCCCGACGCCCTCGCCGCGGCCGCCGCGGCCGGCTCGGTCCGGGCCCCCGTCCTCCTGGTGAACGGCGGACTCAGCGCCGTCGACGACACCACCCGCTCCCTGGTGCAGGGCCTCGGCGTCAAGAAGCTGACGATCGCGGGCGACCCGCTCTCGGTCAGCACCGGCATCGAGAACTCGTTCCGCATCACGCCGATCCGCATCGGCGGCGTCGACCGCTACGACACCTCGGTCCAGCTCAACCGCGCCGCCTTCACCGCCGCGTCGACGGTCTACCTCGCCACCGGCGAGAAGTTCCCCGACGCCCTCTCCGGAGCGGCCGCCGCCGGCTTCACCCGCAACCCGCTCTACACGGTGAAGCCCGACTGCGTCCCCCAGCCCGTCCTCGACGACATCAAGAGCCTCGGCGCCACCAGCGTCGTGCTCCTGGGCGGCACCGGCACCCTGTCCGACGGAGTGGCGAGCCTGACGGCCTGCCGCTGA
- a CDS encoding amidase family protein, whose amino-acid sequence MSVGSIAELRAALAVGAVSAVEVAADRLAAVAAQSGTVVAWDEEAVLRAAASVDERRRRGEPLGPLAGVPVTVKDSFDVAGLDGSVGTADSVHRSVADAPAVAALRAADAVILGKTSVPPFLDSFDTANDVHGRAVNPWGAQLTAGGSSGGSAAAVASGLSWGDLGSDLTGSIRVPAAWNGVCGHRPSSGVISKRGHLPWPVGTRLEPSASVAGPIARSADDTAALFAVLAGSTAAGPWRLALPEPRSSRLSELTVGLWLEEEGAPVDDETAAALVTLADRLREAGATVVDLGPSVLGTAEAEALFDRLVLHEIAYPGGSGAPIAQVWADWDEQLRLRDQWERDIAGVDVVLAPAVPFAAPAFPLAEADRRVIGRWSCMANLATGPSTVLPIGLGAASGLPLAAQLIGAHGADLSTLGAARLLAAEGLVPPTLRAPSL is encoded by the coding sequence GTGAGTGTCGGGAGCATCGCCGAGCTGCGCGCCGCGCTCGCCGTCGGGGCCGTCTCGGCCGTCGAGGTCGCCGCGGACCGGCTCGCCGCCGTCGCGGCGCAGTCGGGCACGGTCGTGGCGTGGGACGAAGAGGCGGTCCTCCGCGCCGCCGCCTCGGTCGACGAGCGCCGGCGGCGCGGGGAGCCGCTCGGGCCGCTCGCGGGGGTCCCGGTCACGGTCAAGGACTCGTTCGACGTCGCCGGGCTCGACGGCAGCGTCGGCACCGCGGACAGCGTGCACCGCTCCGTCGCGGACGCCCCCGCGGTCGCCGCGCTGCGGGCCGCGGACGCCGTGATCCTCGGCAAGACGAGCGTGCCGCCGTTCCTCGACTCGTTCGACACCGCCAACGACGTGCACGGCCGCGCGGTGAACCCGTGGGGCGCGCAGCTGACGGCGGGCGGCTCCTCCGGCGGGTCCGCCGCGGCGGTCGCGTCCGGGCTGTCCTGGGGCGACCTCGGCAGCGACCTGACCGGCTCGATCCGGGTGCCGGCCGCCTGGAACGGCGTCTGCGGGCACCGGCCGAGCAGCGGAGTGATCTCCAAGCGCGGGCACCTGCCCTGGCCGGTCGGCACCCGGCTCGAGCCGTCCGCCTCCGTCGCCGGGCCGATCGCCCGCAGCGCCGACGACACCGCGGCGCTCTTCGCCGTGCTCGCCGGGTCGACCGCAGCCGGACCGTGGCGGCTCGCCCTCCCCGAGCCGCGGTCCTCTCGGCTGAGCGAGCTGACCGTGGGGCTGTGGCTCGAGGAGGAGGGCGCCCCGGTCGACGACGAGACGGCGGCGGCGCTGGTGACCCTCGCCGACCGCCTCCGCGAGGCCGGTGCGACGGTCGTCGATCTCGGCCCCTCCGTGCTCGGCACCGCGGAGGCCGAGGCGCTGTTCGACCGGCTGGTCCTGCACGAGATCGCCTACCCGGGCGGCTCGGGCGCTCCGATCGCGCAGGTCTGGGCCGACTGGGACGAGCAGCTGCGGCTGCGCGATCAGTGGGAGCGGGACATCGCCGGGGTGGACGTCGTGCTCGCGCCTGCGGTGCCGTTCGCGGCGCCCGCCTTCCCGCTCGCCGAGGCCGACCGCCGGGTGATCGGCCGCTGGAGCTGCATGGCGAACCTCGCGACCGGCCCGTCGACCGTTCTCCCGATCGGGCTCGGAGCGGCCTCGGGCCTGCCGCTCGCGGCGCAGCTGATCGGCGCGCACGGCGCCGACCTCTCGACCCTCGGCGCGGCCCGGCTGCTGGCCGCCGAGGGCCTGGTGCCGCCGACGCTGCGGGCGCCGTCACTCTGA
- a CDS encoding glycosyltransferase family 4 protein encodes MTGTPVPPVLRGLRVGMLAPVAWRTPPRHYGPWERVASLLTEGLVRRGVDVTLLATGDSATAGRLSSVVPEGYAESGADGRVQESLHIAHALARSREFDLVHNHLDWLPLALAAQWPVPLVTTVHGFSGPGILPAYREALRHPLTANLVSISESDRSPELDYVATVHHGIDLSELPFSAAGGQDLVVLGRIHPDKGTAEAIRIAAGAGLRLVIAGIVQDERYWREEVEPHIDGDRVVYAGSVGPADRAALLGSALALVHPIGFDEPFGLSVVEAMACGTPVIAYRRGSMPEIVDEGVSGFVVESAAEAVAAVPRARLLDRALVRETALRRFAVERMVDDYLRVYARVLGR; translated from the coding sequence GTGACGGGCACGCCTGTCCCGCCTGTCCTGCGCGGCCTGCGCGTCGGGATGCTCGCGCCCGTCGCCTGGCGCACCCCGCCGCGGCACTACGGGCCGTGGGAGCGGGTGGCGAGCCTGCTCACCGAGGGCCTGGTGCGCCGCGGGGTGGACGTGACGCTGCTCGCGACCGGCGACTCCGCGACCGCCGGCCGGCTCTCGAGCGTCGTGCCGGAGGGCTACGCCGAGTCCGGTGCCGACGGGCGGGTGCAGGAGTCGCTGCACATCGCGCACGCGCTCGCCCGCTCGCGGGAGTTCGACCTCGTGCACAACCACCTCGACTGGCTGCCGCTCGCGCTCGCTGCGCAGTGGCCGGTGCCGCTGGTGACGACGGTGCACGGCTTCTCCGGCCCGGGCATCCTGCCCGCGTACCGCGAGGCGCTGCGGCACCCCCTGACCGCGAACCTGGTCTCGATCTCGGAGAGCGACCGCTCGCCCGAGCTCGACTACGTCGCGACGGTGCACCACGGGATCGACCTGTCGGAGCTGCCGTTCTCGGCGGCCGGCGGTCAGGACCTGGTGGTCCTCGGCCGCATCCACCCCGACAAGGGCACGGCGGAGGCGATCCGCATCGCGGCGGGCGCGGGCCTGCGCCTCGTGATCGCGGGCATCGTGCAGGACGAGCGCTACTGGCGCGAGGAGGTCGAGCCGCACATCGACGGCGACCGGGTGGTCTACGCGGGCTCCGTCGGGCCGGCCGACCGCGCCGCGCTGCTCGGCTCGGCGCTCGCGCTGGTGCACCCGATCGGCTTCGACGAGCCGTTCGGCCTCTCGGTGGTCGAGGCGATGGCCTGCGGCACCCCCGTGATCGCGTACCGGCGCGGCTCGATGCCCGAGATCGTCGACGAGGGCGTCAGCGGCTTCGTCGTCGAGTCCGCGGCGGAGGCGGTCGCCGCGGTGCCGCGCGCCCGCCTGCTCGACCGCGCGCTCGTCCGCGAGACGGCCCTCCGGCGCTTCGCCGTCGAGCGGATGGTCGACGACTACCTCCGCGTGTACGCGCGGGTGCTGGGGCGCTGA